The following are encoded together in the Salvia hispanica cultivar TCC Black 2014 chromosome 6, UniMelb_Shisp_WGS_1.0, whole genome shotgun sequence genome:
- the LOC125192747 gene encoding mavicyanin-like → MAALLLSALLLASAAVASAYQFEVGDETGWIKPTGKERHSYNDWAAQNRFHIHDTLHFKYAKDSVMEVSSADYLTCNTSNPIAKFEHGSTVYELSRPGFFYFISGQPGHCKLGQRLIVRVMHPLQPDLPPASAPTGGDSGWPEFSSTAKLSVVSYFVAAFVALAVTFWLFL, encoded by the exons ATGGCTGCTCTCCTCCTCTCCGCCCTCCTCCTCGCTTCCGCCGCAGTGGCCTCAGCCTACCAGTTCGAGGTCGGAGACGAAACGGGATGGATAAAACCAACCGGAAAAGAGCGCCACTCCTACAACGACTGGGCCGCACAGAACAGATTCCACATTCACGACACACTTC ATTTCAAGTACGCCAAAGACTCGGTGATGGAGGTGAGCTCCGCCGACTATCTAACATGCAACACGTCCAATCCCATCGCCAAGTTCGAACACGGCAGCACTGTCTACGAACTGAGCAGGCCGGGCTTTTTCTACTTCATTAGCGGCCAGCCCGGCCACTGCAAGTTGGGCCAGAGGCTCATCGTTCGCGTCATGCATCCCTTGCAGCCTGATCTTCCGCCAGCTTCGGCTCCTACTGGTGGCGATTCCGGGTGGCCGGAGTTTAGTTCGACTGCCAAGCTGTCTGTTGTTTCCTACTTTGTTGCTGCTTTTGTAGCCCTCGCTGTCACGTTTTGGCTCTTCCTCTAG
- the LOC125192746 gene encoding probable L-type lectin-domain containing receptor kinase S.7, with translation MMNSRNLLGSLISFLILLCSSNASQNVNLEFPYFTIRNLSLLGDSYIRNGVVGLTRELQVPSSSSGSVIFNDPIALFDPDTNLTASFSTRFSFSIHNLNPPSFGDGLTFFLSPNNQTSGSPGGFLGLVNSSQLTKNRFVAVEFDTKLDLHFDDPDDNHVGLDVDSLISIQTANPLTWAIDLKSGNVITSWIDYTSPAKKLEVFLSYSSFKPQEPLLTVDIDLSDYLKELMFVGFSASTEGSTELHFIESWTFQTTGFRNSKPRFSPHNVSDSTVPLNSPLPVSDSGHRSHKRVGLALGIGCPAFFSAILGVFVWFSVAKWRRIKAENDLKPEVMGPRQFGYKELKSATRGFHQSRILGHGAFGTVYKAYFVETGAVSAVKRSKHSHEGKSEFLSELSIIACLRHKNLVQLQGWCVEKGELLLVYEFMPNGSLDNVLYQDTKNGTVLKWQYRYKIAVGLASVLTYLHQECEQQVIHRDVKTSNIMLDANYNARLGDFGLARLMDHDKSPVSTLTAGTMGYLAPEYLQYGKATEKTDVYSFGVVILELACGRRPIEREEEGQRMVNLVDWVWKLYREGRITAAADGRMNGEFEEAEVRKLLLVGLSCANPDGAERPSMRRVLQILNNEADPVNVPKTKPSLSFSNSIPLSIDEIVSDCGSPGSSHVEIIVD, from the coding sequence ATGATGAATTCAAGAAACCTCCTTGGTTCCTTGATCAGTTTCTTGATCCTCCTCTGCAGCAGCAACGCATCGCAGAATGTGAATCTGGAATTCCCCTACTTCACCATCCGCAACCTCAGCCTCCTCGGCGACTCCTACATCCGAAACGGCGTCGTCGGGCTCACCCGCGAGCTCCAGGTCCCCTCCTCCAGCTCCGGCTCCGTCATCTTCAACGACCCCATCGCCCTCTTCGACCCCGACACCAACCTCACCGCCTCCTTCTCCACCCgcttctccttctccatccACAACCTCAACCCGCCCTCCTTCGGCGACGGCCTCACCTTCTTCCTCTCCCCCAACAACCAGACCTCCGGCAGCCCCGGCGGCTTCCTCGGCCTCGTCAACTCCTCCCAGCTCACCAAGAACCGCTTCGTCGCCGTCGAATTCGACACCAAGCTCGACCTCCACTTCGACGACCCCGACGACAACCACGTCGGATTAGACGTCGACAGCTTGATCTCAATCCAGACCGCCAATCCCCTCACGTGGGCGATCGATTTGAAGAGCGGCAACGTCATCACCTCCTGGATCGATTACACCAGCCCCGCCAAGAAATTGGAGGTTTTCTTGAGCTACTCCAGCTTCAAGCCGCAGGAGCCGTTGCTCACCGTCGACATTGATCTCTCCGACTATCTAAAAGAGCTCATGTTCGTCGGATTCTCCGCCTCCACCGAGGGCAGCACGGAGCTCCACTTCATCGAGAGCTGGACCTTTCAAACCACCGGCTTTCGCAATTCCAAGCCGAGATTCAGCCCTCACAACGTCTCCGACAGCACTGTGCCGTTGAATTCTCCGTTGCCGGTCTCTGATTCCGGGCATAGGAGTCATAAGAGGGTTGGACTAGCTCTCGGCATTGGCTGCCCCGCCTTCTTCTCAGCAATTCTTGGAGTTTTCGTGTGGTTTTCTGTTGCGAAATGGAGGCGTATCAAGGCAGAGAATGACTTAAAACCAGAGGTGATGGGGCCAAGACAGTTTGGCTACAAAGAGCTGAAATCAGCAACCAGAGGGTTTCACCAGAGCAGGATTCTTGGCCATGGCGCGTTCGGCACCGTGTATAAGGCCTACTTCGTTGAGACCGGGGCAGTGTCTGCTGTCAAGAGGTCGAAGCACTCACACGAAGGTAAAAGCGAGTTCCTATCCGAGTTATCGATAATAGCATGTTTGAGGCACAAGAATCTGGTGCAGCTCCAAGGCTGGTGTGTGGAGAAGGGTGAATTGCTGCTTGTGTATGAGTTCATGCCTAATGGGAGTTTGGACAATGTGTTGTACCAAGATACCAAAAATGGGACTGTGTTGAAATGGCAGTATAGGTACAAGATTGCTGTGGGGCTGGCTTCTGTGCTCACCTATTTGCATCAGGAATGTGAGCAGCAGGTGATCCATAGAGACGTGAAGACGAGCAACATAATGCTGGACGCCAACTACAACGCTAGGTTGGGGGATTTCGGGCTAGCTAGGCTGATGGATCATGACAAGAGCCCTGTGTCGACTCTCACGGCTGGGACCATGGGGTATCTGGCTCCCGAGTATCTTCAGTACGGGAAGGCGACTGAGAAGACCGATGTGTACAGCTTTGGGGTGGTGATACTGGAACTGGCCTGTGGGAGGAGGCCGATAGAGAGGGAGGAGGAAGGGCAGAGGATGGTGAACTTGGTGGATTGGGTGTGGAAGCTGTATAGGGAAGGGAGGATCACTGCAGCTGCAGACGGGAGGATGAACGGGGAGTTTGAAGAGGCGGAGGTGAGGAAGCTGCTGCTGGTGGGGCTGAGCTGCGCGAATCCGGATGGGGCGGAAAGGCCTTCTATGAGGAGGGTGCTGCAGATTCTCAACAATGAGGCTGACCCTGTGAATGTGCCTAAGACCAAGCCCAGCCTTAGTTTCTCCAACAGTATTCCTTTGAGTATTGATGAGATTGTGTCTGATTGTGGTTCGCCTGGCTCTTCTCATGTTGAGATCATAGTTGATTGa
- the LOC125192985 gene encoding nuclear transcription factor Y subunit B-3-like has product MADSDNESGEQRDIQREQDRFLPIANVSRIMKRALPANAKISKDAKETVQECVSEFISFITGEASDKCQREKRKTINGDDLLWGMTTLGFENYVDPLKVYLHKFRDVEEEKSSMAGIRRDKDATEADNMFNTTYHALYGFNHHHQNQGYGSGKVGPGYHVGAGSGGGGGTH; this is encoded by the coding sequence ATGGCGGATTCGGATAACGAATCGGGCGAACAGCGGGATATTCAACGAGAGCAGGACCGGTTCCTCCCGATCGCGAACGTGAGCAGAATCATGAAAAGAGCGCTGCCGGCAAACGCCAAGATATCGAAAGACGCCAAGGAGACGGTGCAGGAGTGCGTGTCGGAGTTCATCAGCTTCATCACGGGAGAAGCCTCCGACAAGTGCCAGCGCGAGAAGCGGAAGACCATCAACGGCGACGATCTGCTGTGGGGCATGACCACCCTCGGATTCGAGAACTACGTGGACCCGCTCAAGGTGTACCTGCACAAGTTCAGAGACgtggaggaggagaagagCTCCATGGCCGGAATTAGAAGAGACAAGGATGCCACCGAAGCCGACAATATGTTCAATACTACCTACCATGCCCTCTATGGATtcaatcatcatcatcaaaatcaaGGCTATGGCTCCGGAAAGGTGGGTCCCGGTTACCATGTCGGAGCTGGCtccggtggcggcggcggcactCATTGA
- the LOC125193690 gene encoding DEK domain-containing chromatin-associated protein 4-like encodes MGEEGVVSEKLEPVGNVKVEVEEKADAGGKTEAGKDTKWEQPDGVTEMEEGKQDEEKTEAQQMDVDKEEANGEKAESEKVTKEEGSEKIEKQEETHADEEEHEAVKDDGGREEFKDEKMEEEAEEDAGKVTEEKVEKEDVSKEEEDKREETEVLDEEKHETVKGDGGKEEVRDEKMEEEAEEDTGKVTEEKVEEEDISKEEEDNKPEEVKEAKGSRKRPRSKTGGRRGDKTTKKEIAEVEKEPEKAEEQITPAKKKTKEPKSSVEKREIEPKTPSSFSSERPVRERKSVERLVATIEKDTSKDFRIVKGRGTALKDIPNVAYKLSRKKTEETFKMLHMILFGRRGKAAQVKNNISRFSGFVWHDNEEKQMNRLKEKLDKYVKEKLLEFCDVLDVPISKASAKKEDIIVKLTEFFMEPHASTSDLLAEKEQGAKRKRSSKPASGSTTPSKGSVKSRKKVESDSKNRGEAKSASPESEDESEQDKGEDLNGDQDGSEEMSDASEEIGSESEEESDEDKGKKKAGLAKSSIKKGSSEKPKTKKVTISKKTSPPPKKLPAKSPDRSKSNNNSSSKKSSVKKKDETVKKSSIPKKLPSNDSPGKKVLKIKQKPKEETLEPSDDDLRNSICKILQKVDFNTATFTDILKLLATEFDTDLAARKSTVKLMIQEELTKLADADVDEEDEGNAEKDEKAPSGKGVKAT; translated from the exons ATGGGTGAGGAAGGTGTGGTGTCGGAAAAGCTCGAGCCTGTGGGTAATGTGAAAGTGGAGGTTGAAGAAAAGGCCGATGCCGGGGGAAAGACTGAGGCTGGAAAAGATACGAAATGGGAGCAGCCTGATGGGGTGACAGAAATGGAAGAGGGTAAACAGGATGAAGAGAAAACCGAGGCTCAGCAAATGGATGTAGATAAAGAAGAGGCCAACGGGGAGAAGGCAGAGAGTGAAAAGGTaacaaaagaagaaggaagtgaaaaaatagagaagcAAGAAGAGACTCACGCTGATGAAGAAGAGCATGAAGCTGTCAAAGATGATGGAGGAAGGGAAGAATTTAAGGATGAAAAAATGGAGGAAGAAGCTGAGGAGGATGCGGGAAAAGTGACTGAGGAAAAGGTTGAGAAGGAGGATGTATCTAAAGAAGAGGAAGATAAGCGAGAAGAGACTGAAGTGCTTGATGAGGAAAAGCATGAAACTGTTAAAGGTGATGGAGGAAAGGAAGAAGTTAGGGATGAAAAAATGGAGGAAGAAGCTGAGGAGGATACGGGAAAAGTGACAGAGGAAAAGGTTGAGGAGGAGGATATATCTAAAGAAGAGGAAGATAATAAGCCAGAGGAGGTAAAGGAAGCGAAAGGCTCAAGGAAGCGCCCTAGATCGAAAACTGGTGGTCGGAGAGGGGACAAGActacgaaaaaggaaattgcaGAGGTGGAAAAGGAACCTGAAAAGGCGGAGGAGCAGATAACCCCAGCTAAGAAGAAGACAAAAGAACCTAAGTCCTCAGTAGAGAAAAGGGAAATTGAGCCCAAAACGCCCTCGTCTTTTTCTAGTGAACGTCCTGTACGCGAAAGGAAATCTGTGGAAAGATTGGTTGCTACTATTGAGAAGGACACCTCTAAGGATTTTCGTATTGTAAAG GGTCGTGGAACTGCACTGAAAGATATTCCAAATG TGGCGTATAAATTGTCAAGAAAGAAGACTGAGGAGACTTTCAAAATGCTGCATATGATACTTTTTGGTAGGAGAGGAAAG GCTGCTCAAGTGAAAAACAACATTTCGAGATTTTCTGGATTTGTTTGGCATGATAATGAG GAAAAGCAAATGAACAGACTCAAAGAAAAACTTGACAAGTATGTCAAGGAGAAACTTCTAGAGTTCTGTGATGTCCTTGACGTTCCAATTTCAAAGGCTAGTGCAAAGAAG GAGGATATCATTGTAAAGCTGACGGAATTTTTTATGGAACCTCATGCTTCAACCTCTGATTTGCTTGCTGAAAAAGAGCAG GGAGCAAAGAGAAAGAGGAGTAGCAAACCTGCATCAGGGAGTACTACGCCATCTAAAGGTTCAGTTAAG AGTCGAAAGAAAGTTGAGAGTGATTCTAAAAATCGTGGGGAGGCAAAGAGTGCTTCTCCTGAATCAGAAGATGAATCTGAACAAGATAAAGGTGAAGATTTGAATGGTGATCAGGACGGATCAGAAGAGATGTCTGATGCAAGCGAGGAGATAGGAAGTGAATCTGAAGAGGAGTCAGATGAGGacaaagggaagaagaaagcaGGTTTGGCAAAGTCTTCTATTAAAAAAGGCTCTTCTGAGAAACCCAAAACAAAGAAAGTGACAATCTCAAAAAAGACCAGCCCACCACCCAAGAAATTACCAGCAAAATCACCAGACCGCTCTAAAAGCaataataattcaagttcAAAGAAGTCTTCAGTTAAGAAGAAGGATGAAACAGTGAAGAAATCATCAATTCCAAAGAAGTTGCCATCAAATGACAGCCCTG GGAAGAAAGTTctgaaaataaaacagaaaccCAAGGAGGAGACACTAGAGCCAAGTGATGATGATCTTAGAAACTCAATCTGTAAGATCCTCCAGAAGGTTGATTTCAATACG GCTACATTCACTGACATTTTGAAGTTGCTTG CAACGGAGTTCGATACCGATCTGGCAGCGAGGAAATCGACAGTAAAGCTGATGATTCAGGAAGAGCTAACAAAACTAGCGGATGCGGATGTCGATGAAGAGGATGAAGGAAATGCAGAGAAGGATGAAAAAGCTCCTTCTGGTAAAGGTGTCAAGGCAACGTAG